One part of the Spiribacter salinus M19-40 genome encodes these proteins:
- a CDS encoding RodZ domain-containing protein, with translation MSEKAMAGKETKASDRGVDRQAAPGSLLRDERLRRDLTIDQVAQRLHLNRATIDSLEQNDFDALPPMTFVRGYVRAYSQLLELDADAVVASLSDAGAKADSEPLYGWVGGASAPPPGKPSRLREAKMLVAIAVTLVIVIAAVGGGAWWFTQQSESAPALAEPEVDERTKEPTEEPVNEPTESQDPEPQVPEQRTDSPEPTEAVPSSALASDSELAGTAAAAAASDADEEVIPSDAPVVTQPEPQATREPRADDASLALVFTGESWMEISDANGDRLLFGLQSEGEEQLWGQPPFEVVVGDVNSVVVEFEGESVDLDAYARGNVARFTLGES, from the coding sequence TTGAGTGAAAAGGCTATGGCCGGTAAAGAGACGAAAGCGAGTGACCGCGGAGTGGACCGTCAGGCGGCTCCCGGCTCGCTGCTACGAGACGAGCGGCTTCGTCGTGATTTGACTATCGACCAAGTGGCGCAACGTCTGCATTTGAATCGGGCAACCATCGATTCGCTTGAACAAAACGACTTCGATGCTTTGCCCCCCATGACGTTTGTACGGGGGTACGTGCGAGCCTACAGCCAGCTCCTGGAGTTGGACGCCGACGCTGTGGTGGCCAGTTTATCGGACGCGGGGGCGAAGGCCGATAGCGAGCCGCTATACGGATGGGTTGGGGGTGCTTCGGCGCCACCTCCCGGTAAGCCCTCCCGTTTACGGGAGGCGAAGATGCTGGTCGCTATCGCGGTGACGCTCGTCATCGTGATCGCTGCGGTCGGGGGCGGGGCCTGGTGGTTTACTCAACAGAGTGAGTCAGCGCCTGCACTCGCAGAGCCCGAGGTTGATGAGCGCACTAAAGAGCCTACCGAAGAGCCCGTCAATGAGCCCACCGAGTCACAGGATCCCGAGCCACAGGTACCCGAGCAGCGGACCGACTCGCCAGAGCCGACTGAGGCGGTACCGTCTTCAGCACTGGCCTCGGATAGTGAGCTCGCCGGTACGGCTGCTGCAGCTGCAGCTTCCGATGCCGATGAGGAGGTCATACCGAGTGATGCACCGGTGGTCACCCAGCCTGAGCCACAAGCAACGCGGGAACCGCGTGCCGATGACGCAAGCCTTGCGCTCGTCTTCACAGGCGAGTCCTGGATGGAGATCTCCGATGCTAATGGTGATCGGCTGTTATTCGGTCTCCAAAGTGAGGGTGAGGAGCAGCTGTGGGGTCAGCCACCGTTCGAGGTCGTGGTCGGTGACGTCAATAGCGTTGTTGTTGAGTTCGAAGGCGAGTCGGTTGATCTCGATGCCTATGCCCGAGGTAATGTAGCGCGCTTTACGCTTGGCGAGTCCTGA
- the hisS gene encoding histidine--tRNA ligase: MSQSIQNIRGFGDVLPEEAPGWQFVESVFRRELTRYGYDEIRLPIVEKTELFARSIGEVTDIVEKEMYTFTDRNGDSLTLRPEGTAGCVRAAIQRGLLHNARPRLWYAGPMFRHERPQKGRYRQFHQVGAEAFGLEGPDLDAEMILLSGRILTGLGLSNLRLELNNLGTSAARASYRDALVTHLQSHASRLDADAQRRLESNPLRVLDSKNPAMRQVIEAAPDLLDYLDEASRAHFEALRGMLDAAGQPYTINSRLVRGLDYYGGTVFEWVSDELGAQGTVLAGGRYDTLVEMIGGKPTPAIGFAAGIERLVALVEAAASAPMAAAPHAYMVVEDPEDIQQAIALAERLRNGLPALRLQVHMGGGSLKSQLRRADRSGAAFAIIRGSDEIAAGEASIKDLRGDAAQRRVRIDALEDTLSPLCAQ; encoded by the coding sequence TTGAGTCAATCGATACAGAATATCCGTGGTTTTGGTGATGTTTTGCCGGAGGAAGCGCCCGGCTGGCAGTTTGTCGAGTCCGTGTTTCGACGTGAGTTGACACGCTACGGCTACGACGAAATCCGGTTGCCGATTGTCGAGAAGACCGAGCTTTTTGCGCGCTCGATCGGCGAGGTGACCGATATTGTCGAGAAAGAGATGTACACCTTTACGGATCGGAATGGTGACAGCCTCACCCTCCGGCCGGAAGGTACGGCAGGCTGTGTCCGTGCGGCCATCCAGCGCGGCTTGCTGCACAATGCGCGCCCGCGTCTATGGTATGCCGGGCCGATGTTTCGGCATGAGCGGCCTCAGAAAGGCCGTTATCGGCAGTTCCACCAGGTGGGCGCTGAAGCCTTCGGTCTGGAAGGTCCGGATCTTGATGCTGAGATGATTCTGCTTTCGGGTCGGATTCTCACTGGATTGGGACTGTCCAATTTGCGCCTGGAATTGAACAATCTCGGCACGTCTGCCGCTCGTGCGAGCTATCGCGATGCACTGGTTACCCACTTGCAGTCTCACGCCTCACGCCTGGATGCTGATGCGCAGAGAAGACTAGAAAGCAACCCGCTGCGCGTGCTCGACAGTAAGAACCCTGCCATGCGCCAGGTGATCGAAGCCGCCCCTGATCTGCTGGACTACCTGGATGAGGCGTCAAGGGCGCATTTCGAGGCACTGCGGGGGATGCTGGATGCCGCTGGACAGCCGTATACGATCAACAGCCGCTTGGTCCGTGGGCTGGATTATTACGGCGGTACGGTTTTCGAGTGGGTCAGTGACGAATTGGGCGCTCAAGGAACGGTTTTGGCGGGAGGGCGTTACGATACGCTCGTGGAGATGATCGGTGGCAAGCCCACGCCGGCGATTGGGTTTGCCGCTGGGATCGAGCGCCTGGTCGCTTTGGTCGAAGCCGCGGCGAGTGCGCCGATGGCAGCAGCGCCACACGCCTACATGGTCGTTGAAGACCCCGAGGACATCCAGCAAGCGATCGCGCTTGCGGAGCGCTTGCGCAACGGCCTGCCGGCCCTGCGTTTGCAAGTGCACATGGGCGGTGGATCGCTGAAAAGTCAGCTGCGCCGGGCGGACCGCAGCGGAGCGGCATTCGCCATCAT